The genomic window ATATTTCACTGAGGCTTTGAATCGGAAAAGGATCCAGGAGCAGTTTCTAAAGCTAAATCTTCACTCTGCAGGCAACAATAAGCAAATCGGGTTTTCTGGCACTGGTGTCATGTCAAGCATATGGATTTTTCAAAACaactaaataaattaaaacacagaaaagctgtgtttttagGGAAAACAACAATTTTGTGTAAAAAGTAATAGTGTGCAGCTGAGGTGGCCATTTCAAACAGTGTACTGCTTTGGTTGGTTCTTGAGGCTAAGGTTCCTCTCTGTTTGGGCAATGGCATGAGCTGCTCTGCTGTTAAGCAGCCTGCATTCATGAAGGACATCTgtcaaaagaaaaggaaatccATAAAAAATAGGTTTCTGTGTTGCAAGAATTTCACAGCATTTGGGATTCAAACAGtgaacacaatgaaaaaaaaaaaccctcacatttTCCATAAAAATTCATAAAAGTAAATTATTCATATGCAGTTATTACATGAGATAAAATGAGGGTGCAGACAATATTGATGGCATAACTGATGTTTAAAAGAGGTATTTGGTACTAACCACTGAACTGTTTATAGGCTTCCTCAACAATAGCATTGTTAGATCTTTTAATCTCCCAAAATCCATCTTCGACCCAAGGCTTGCATTCCGGCAGTTCTGGAAGCTGGCCATTCTTATATAAGCCTGCTGTGAATTTCAGAGGGGGAATTATCGATTTCAGAatgtttcattactgataagcattcactcatttaacatGTCAGCTACAGCCATTGTTCACACGGGCATTAGAATGCTTTCGGCAGCCCCATCGATATATACCAGAAAATGatacagagatgaaaatgaactaACTAATAAactgtatatatgtacaaaatgaaataaacatcatTCCTATGATTTCTTGGTCCTTCAAGTGTTTGCATCTTGTTCTAGGTGTCCCGAGTCCCCGTACTTTCACAAGAGAGGTGAGTTTAAAACATACAACTGCTTTTGATTAACCTTGGGGTTCCTATTAATGATGTGTAGATGAAGCTTAGAGCCCACATCTCTTATGAGCCTTGAATATAAACTCTGGTATTAACTCTTTTAACACATGCCAGGTGGCTCTTTGTGCACAGTCCTATTAACACTGTGATTTCAAAATAAACCCTACAAACTTCTGTCGCATATTCTCCGGACCGAGGCAAACCCTTCATGGGAGAgtcatgtgtaaatgtaaacgGATCAGCTGTTTAATTTGACTAAAGACATTGTGAGATTCATTGTGAATCATTTGAGCATTTTAAGAAACATAAAGCATTTTGAGATTCTACAAGCACATATAATACAGAAATCAGTCAATTACACAGATACTAGTCACCTTCAGAAAACCTCACACAGTTATAATGAGACACTCATATGGTGTGCCCAACCCGTAAAAGTACCTTTAATTGTGTCATCGATGTCCTTGCATAGTTGGTATAAGTCACTCCCACGTCCCACTACCCTTTCACCTAAAGCAAGAGAAAATGtcaaacatgcttttaaaatggAACCGGAGCCCACTGCAGATAGTTTCATATTTAATGACAAAATCTTAGACTTATTTCTCATGTCAACCCAGTTAGTACATAACAAAAAAGAACCTCTTACCATCTAAGACTTTgatgtttgggaacatttcaaGCAGTACGTTTCTGTATGAAGAATTCTTGCAGACTGGAGAAtgcaaatgaatatttatttgagGTTTACAGTATGGAGATATTAAGGCTATAAagaaaactataaaaaataaaaactgacctGGATTTGTATAGTTATATGTGTTGTCCTTCAGTCTGATATTCTCcagtttttttaaaggtttgagAGCATGGAGATTGTCTACACTGCAGATATAAATagaatatattttgaaatattcatatatattaaataatatataGAAAGAATGTATGTCTGATGCAACTAGTACGAAAGGCAAAGACTGCTGCTGTTAATAGCTGTTGCTGCTGtaataactgttaatataaCATTGAAGCAAAACTGgttgtaaaacagaaaatccaAAAATACCTAGCAATAAGGTTCCCCGCCACATTCAAACTTTGTAAGTTTTCACAGCCTGAAATGGGTTctgttgaaacaaacaaacaaaaagtgattAGAATGAAAATCTAGCTTAGACAGATGCAGCTATAGCAGCTGTATAGTTACACTGCACTAAAATAATTAGTCTTTGATCCCCCCCCCAATACATCCACATCCACTCACGTGTGATGCTGGAGTAACACAGAATTTACATTCACTTACCTAGATTAGAAATTCGATTGGCCGACAAATTAAGAACAAGCAGAAGCCGGAGTGATGCCAGCGGGGCTAGATTTGTGATGTTATTCCCAGAGAGGTCTAGTCTCTCCAGGTTTACACATTCCCCTATGCAGCCCAGATCATATATCCCTggaaatcaaacacagattGACCTTACATGTTAAAATCCATGCAATTCACTGAGCCAAAGCTCATTAGACACTGGCAATGCATTTATCAAGAACCCCTTACCTAGACTCCTCAGTTTGAGAAACAATATGGATTCTAGATCAAATTCCCCTGTTCGAGACTTCAGAAGCACAGGGGTGATCCTTGCATATTCTGTTTCTAGGGGAAGAAGAAGGATTGTGAGGACAATATCTATGGcatgagaaagacaaaaacgCCCATCTCTCAGTTCTGTTATTCACAACTTCACAGCAGCATGTTTTCTAGCAGTGAGTCAGGAAATGCAATTCTTTATTTGCCTCTTCATATCATCAAACTGTGAGATGGAAATACTGATTTGACATGATTTTTGTCTCCAGGAATGACAACATTAATAATGCTTATATCACACAGGTGTTGAGGATAGATTAAGCTCTTGGTTTTCAGAGACTCTGAAGCCTTTCATACACGCAACCAGAAGCAGATATGCAGCTCTGTGTTATGTATgtaaactgaatgaaaacacttTAAACCATGAGACTGTTGTGGCTGACTACAGCGGGCGGCTGAAGGGTAAGTAATAATACATGTGTTCTCTGTTGCAAAGCATTGTTTTAGTGTGAACAAAACTGTGCCCCACAGATTGCAGATGCTTATGTAAGATCTAAGCTCTCTAAAGTTTAGATCTTAACAGTTCTTCGACATAGGATGCTTTTCTCAAACCACATACCACATGCTTGCATGGCCTACAACGTATAAATAATAACGACGTTTTGTTTCACATAAAACATAATTCACATGTATAATGCACAGATCAACAGATCAAGCTAGACATAATGTGATCAGATCAAGCTAGACATAACGTGATATAATATTTCACACCACACATTAAACGTTCTAGAAATCCTCGACCTGTTgcagtgtttattttgtaacaTGCAAGCGACAAGAATTTATAGAAAATCAACAGATGATTCGCACAATGCAGAGCCTCTGGCGTAGAATGCAAGCAAAGTTGCTCAAGCGATAGGTGATTCACAGAAGAATTACTGATTGTCAAATGATTATTTACACCAGCGAAATGATTGGCAGTAAGTAGTTAAGCCCTTGTGATAATGCCTTTTGCAGCGCGAATCGTATTACAAACGGGCCGCTAGTAACGTGACTTCCACGGGGGAAAAACCGTGGTTGTTTAAATTAGCACACTGGCATTTAGTGAAAATTCCTGCTAGCACATCACCTGCTGCATTCCTTGATACTCCATCACCCTACCTATCACACAATTACGGACATCTTATAATGGGAGAAACCGAGTTTCTAAAAATTCATAAATTTACAACGTCTCAATCTGCTCTGACACATGtcttaaaaaaatcaatcctGTGATATCGAAAAGCAACGGGTGGATTGGTATCCTATTGTATTAGCATTAGAAAACAAAGCTAGCAAAGCTACACAGTTGACGTTAGCTTCAATGAGTTATTTGAAAGGCTAATACTAGCTACACGCTTACCGTGgtctttatctttctttgcTTCCATTCTTATGCTATTTAGTCTGGTCGTTCGATGAACAAAACATTCACATATGGGGGATCAACCGATTTTCCCATGAACTGTCATAttccagacacagacacactaccaAGCCACGAACAACTAGTCTTGCAGGTACGACTTAATGCTCTGTGCTGCATTCGCACTAATATTCGCCTGAACACTTTTCTGAGACCCCGTTTTTGTTACGGGTGGTATCTTGCAGCCAAGCAGTCACCcataataaaagtttatttcACGTGGATTATACAGACACATCTTAACAATGAGTTCGGTTTATTTCAAGTACAGGACACCCGGAAGTCATCCTGTAAGCACCTTTTGTGTACTCTCATTCGTTACTAGGGTATTGCCAAGGATACAAGTCAGTTTAACGGAAAGCATTTAACGGAAATTGTTTTTCAGCACATGTACTCAACACACGGCAACATGTGTTCTCAAACTTGTTCCTAAAGTATAGTACAAGACGGCGTTGTTGAAGTACTCCTGAAGGGTTAAGAGAAACAGCCGAAAGCTGCAGTTTAAGAGCAGCTGAAAAGCTGTATTTGTAAATGCTGTTTTGGTGACTGGGAAAACAGAAGTACGACAAACCGCATGCTTTTTAATGAGGCCCGATCTTGTTCTTGAATCTGAATGGGGACGAAAGTTGATAATTTCGGCCAACCTATAACAAATTTCAGAGCTACGTTATAATGAGGGTTGGCATTTTAACTTTGAATGAATGCCTTGTCAAATTTCTTGCCACAGTCTGTGTTTAAgactatcttttttttctacctctaTATTTTCTTAATAAATGTATGAACATGAATTGTTACAGCGGCTACTTAAAATACATATTATTTCCATTTGGTGACAGAAAGCAAATCACTTCTttgattcaaaacaaaatgcaggaTGTTGGTCATTCTGAGACCCTAGACCTCTAAATTAAGATTGTGACAACGCGCCCTCTAGTGTCACTGAACTAGTTGCCTGACGTGCCAGTGTCAGTGTGCAGCTTGGCAAAGCCAGTGTTGGACAGCAGTCGGTGCTGAAACAGGACTCTTTGACTGTTTTGCGCTTTGTGTCAACCCATGTCGTGTGGTGGAAGAAACATCTAGCATCACGGGCATTTCATAATTTTGCAACATTCTTAAATATTTATGGAGAGTGTCGTCAACATATACAATAGACAAAAGTCGAAAAGGACTGGAATTCCATGCTTGGTCTTATTTTTTCTCGCCCGGCCACGTCGTATACATGCCCTAAATGCctagaacagagagagcgacTCGAACTTCAAATGTGATGCATCTGTACGAGAAGAAAATTACTCGACTAAGATGGGTAATAAGCAAACGATATTTACTGATGAACAGCTAGACGCCTACCAGGTAAGCACATTTCATAAGATTCCTTCACTTGCTCGTTTTCTGTGTCGCGCAAGGAGAGAATCGTGCCTTTGAATCTGTACAAAGTGTGTTTAGAATTTAGTAGATGGCTGATCATCAAAGGAAATACTGGTTGAATGAATATTAGACTTccaaaatgtataaatattttttttcacaataaatTTAAACTAAATTATGGTGTCCACGCTGTTGTAGTGTAACTAGCGCATGTTTTCTTTCAATGAGGCTTGCTCTCCTCCAGCAGAAATGAACCAGCTCGACACagctgtctcagtgtgtgtttaaaacctATCTAGATCTTTGCATATCCTTTAAAATGACGCTCGACAGAGATGGAAATTAAGAATTCGATTTCTCGCAGCTTGTCTTCTTGGCACAACTTCTTttaatctcttcattttttacTCGTTGAGCATTGCATTGCCGAATTGCAGGGCAGTTTAAGTTGGGCCACTTACCAGTATTGAATATCTCGAGTTTGTGCGCTGCAGAAACACGCTCTGTTTTCCAACTGTGGAAATAGTTCACCAAACCCTGGCGTCTACAATTTTAATGATTTCATACAGTAATTTCTCACCTGGCTAGTTGTAGGAACGACAGTCTTCCGTTTGTTTGAAGCGAACATCTCATTGAAGCAGGAGAAATGGTAACGAGTAGGCTGGGGTGTAAGCCAACTCTGTCCTTCCGCTCAGCGTTCAAATGGTCCACCTTAAACCATTATATAAGagatttcatgttttttaatcttattGGGTAATGCCCGACAGTGTCTGCGACAAACAGCACCTCATAGCTCCTCACTTGGTAGATTTTATTCAAGAGTACGCAATTCTTCAGCCTCTGAAGACGTTAGATTTTGCATGCCGTTCCCAGAAACAGGATGGGTGAAGAGAAGCATCTATCTCAGAGCTTAGGTTCTAAAATGTAAGCTGCCGCATACCTGTCAAATACAGGGGAAATGGTTTGcttatttattgtatgtttaCAACAACTGTTGATCAACCTAACACTCCAAAAAGGATAGGCTAAGCTTCTTAGGTTGGTTTGCACTCAACCAAGTTTCCAAGACAATTTCCCAATATTGCTGTATCTATGAAAGCGAGAAAAATGCATCATAGCAGATGAGAAAACTTGAAGCTAAATTATTTTCGAGGCAATCTTTTATGTCCTCTAAGCTATTATGATAAAACCaatatacatatacacgcacacacatcctctAATTGTCACATTTTTCATGTGCCCAGCTTTAGTCTCACTTCAGTGGATGCATGTAGTCATATTGCTTAGGGAATTACACAGTGCTTAGGGAATTATAATGCTATTCACTAtaattttaaattttcattgAAAATGACATGCTGAAAATTCGTATGTGTTATATAACAGCTCTATTACAACACATGAATCCACAGTAAGTCACCATCACTAATATGAAAATGTACAACGATATGGGACAAACTTAATATAAAAAGGAgctaaactgttttgttttggacttCGGTTATCTTTCCATGACACAAATGCTATCACTCtatggtttttatttattttttaatccacAATCTGTGTGTGGCTGGTGAGCACTAaggcttggtttggttttacAGAGTCAAGGAGCTTGTCTTCCTTATGAGTGAGCACGTGAGAAGACcttcttttgttctctgaaaCAGTAGTCTGTTGTCTTGTGCTTCAGGGGAATATCATCTTATTCTGTGGTAGTTTTTCAAGCGATTCAGTGAAACTTAATAATTCATACTGAGATTGTCTGATAGTTTACGGTGAAACTTTACCCTCTGCAAATGCATGATGTGACTCATATATTCTTTCTGGAAAGTCCTGCAAGACTTATGTAAGACTTTTACCCTCTAAATAGCATTCACATGACAGTGGGAGCAACTAAGACTTTTGTATCTTTTTGAACATGCTGTAAGCTGaacatgagaaagaaaagagttgaTGGTTGAAGACTTTAAACACcatttaatgataatggtaAACACTTTGTTTGGTGTGAAACACTGTAGATCCTTTTGTTCACCTGTTCATGATAATGTGGCACGGTGGTTTGTGCCAACAGCAGCCACACTTGCTCTGAATGCTCTGTAATCAACAGTAAGCAGTTCTTGGATCAGTGGAGCTAGACCATTTGGCTGATACAAGCGTTTCTCACATCACCGGAGGCTTTCTTACACATGCAGCCATGCTCTGGGGCTTAAGGTGCCTCTTGACTCCCTGTATAGTGTTTAGAggtttaagagaaaaaaatgttttgtgtaatATAACTTAAATTGGGATTTTATGTCCCTGCATAATGAAAAGAGAGTCATATTTTGTTAAATGATAGATCACGGTGACTGTTATTTACATGGCACCAACAATTTGTGTCATCTTTTGAGCTGATAATGTGATTCTAATGTCACAGTCATCTACATAAGGttggaacagagaaaaagatttGGTGAGAATTCAGAATACATTGTGTTCTTCAAGAGGGTGCTTTTGCTTCTTAGTAAATCAACAGCACAACAGCTTTGTATTTCTCAAACATGAACCACAAATGGGAGtctatgatttttatttttttgccaagcagccatttctcttttcttagaGCATGTAATGTCGTCATTAGGTATGTGTGCTCAGCGTTTGCTCTGGCAATAATTCAAGGCTAGGTCATCTTTGAGCAACATTAATAACTCTCCGCAATGTGGCCTTCCTTCACGTACTGACTCAAACACCCCTAATATTTCAAATTAATGAGCAATTAACAGTAATCAAAAGCTAAGGCTCATAAATTGTCACAGGAACTCTCATACTTTTCCTGTGGTTTCTAggatgtcttcttttttttttgtctaagcTGGCAGAGGAACTGTTTGGGTAAACATCGTAAAGAAATCGTAAATTTCTGGCTAATAAAGCTGTCGGCATAGGCTGGCACTGCTGCATTGACTGTGGGGTGGAGAGCGTATGGGTTAAACCTGGATTCCCAGGTCTGGAATCAATCATCTACGTCTGGATCCTCAGCCAACGAGGAGCAgacagtcagtgaatgtgttcTGATCACATTGCCTGGCCCTGTCTCACGTGCAGTGTAGTTAGTGACGAGCTACAGTTCTCCGACAGATTACTCTAGGCTTTGAGAAACCTGACAGCCATTGTGTCCTGAAAAAAGAGGCGATCGTAAGAAACAAAAGCCTCACGTTTTCATCCATCTGGCCAATGTAAAAACTGAACACATATTCAGCCCATACGTGCTCTGATGTCCAGTCAGTAATTGATTTGGTCTATTAAATACAGAATTATTTTATGATAATCAGCATCTAAGCTTTGTGTAGTATGTCAGCATTACTAAATTAAAAGACCTGATTTTGCAGATTTAGTGTTGTATTCATTgggttcttttctctctgtgtaatggACAATACAGCAGAAATAAGGATAGTTTACTTCATACTTAGACATTGCATTTTTTAGTAAGATTACCTGACAAATCATGCATTTTCTCCCTTAAAAGGCTCTGTACATAAACCTTTACAACCAGCATATTTGGTTATATGTAAGAAAGTCATTTGCACTGAGaatggaagagtgtgtgtttgagaatgacAATATGTTATGCAGGTAGTCCTATCTAAGATGCCTGAACTCATAgttatgtctctctttttccaggACTGCACCTTCTTCACACGCAAGGAAATCCTTAGGTAAGTGACATTTCTGTGCACTTTGTACCTGGTTGGAGATGAAAGGTTTATTTTTCATACAAGTACAAATATACATGCTGTAAGACTTCAGACTCATTTGACTCCATGGGGTATTGATGATGTGTTGATCTTTGCGGAAAGGGACATGTGCTCAAAAGGCATACACAATCTTCCATTtccaaatgtctgttttttctacattttttagTATGTTCACTCTGCCTTATATCGTACTTGCAAATTTAAGGGTTATTTGGAACCACTGGTTGAGTTAAATACACTGTTGTACAGAAACATTGTTTCCTCCCTTGTAAGTCACTTCGGATGAAAGCATCAGCCagataaatgtaatttaatctagtgtaatgtaatgaaacACAGATGTAATCTTGTGAACTAATATTTGTGTAAGTCATTGATATATAGTCTGCTGGGACTGGTGGATGAATTGACTCTGTAATATctattaaaaattaaatgctGCTTTGGCATATTGCATAGATGTTGATTACAGCACTCTAAATATGGAGAACTACAAAACTACAGAAACGATATCATAAAGATTCATATTGTTCTGCATGGATGTCTgattatttgcatgtttgttatGGTGGTGTTTGTTGGTAT from Chanos chanos chromosome 2, fChaCha1.1, whole genome shotgun sequence includes these protein-coding regions:
- the lrrc61 gene encoding leucine-rich repeat-containing protein 61 translates to MEAKKDKDHETEYARITPVLLKSRTGEFDLESILFLKLRSLGIYDLGCIGECVNLERLDLSGNNITNLAPLASLRLLLVLNLSANRISNLEPISGCENLQSLNVAGNLIASVDNLHALKPLKKLENIRLKDNTYNYTNPVCKNSSYRNVLLEMFPNIKVLDGERVVGRGSDLYQLCKDIDDTIKAGLYKNGQLPELPECKPWVEDGFWEIKRSNNAIVEEAYKQFSDVLHECRLLNSRAAHAIAQTERNLSLKNQPKQYTV